The following proteins come from a genomic window of Proteinivorax hydrogeniformans:
- a CDS encoding YheC/YheD family protein — translation MVALSTHRPFRNKMIVNYALLKDPLTQQHTPKTVWFNSENLKKMLDAYDSVYIKPNKGKKGKGIIRVKAFNSGYEISCDKVKKIVSKNELKLELKKLISNPAKYLVQQGIDLATFKERPFDLRILMQKPYKSWQVSHTGAKVALDKDAAVTNRSQGAEIFPLQKVLSSYDQKTDSMATMREIIDLSHRTCYTLGDHFPIRVIGLDIAVDKQGKLWLIEANTLNPASNFEKVSDKISQDKFAKAKKVIKGSL, via the coding sequence GTGGTAGCGCTGTCTACCCATAGACCCTTTAGAAACAAGATGATAGTCAATTATGCTCTTTTAAAAGACCCGCTGACTCAGCAGCATACCCCCAAAACAGTATGGTTTAACAGTGAGAATTTAAAGAAGATGTTAGATGCGTATGACTCAGTCTATATCAAACCAAATAAGGGGAAAAAAGGTAAGGGAATTATTAGGGTAAAAGCCTTTAATTCAGGATATGAAATATCCTGCGATAAAGTAAAAAAAATAGTATCTAAAAATGAACTCAAGTTGGAGCTTAAAAAGTTGATTTCTAACCCTGCAAAATATCTAGTTCAACAGGGGATTGATTTAGCAACCTTTAAAGAGCGTCCCTTTGATTTGCGTATTTTAATGCAAAAACCATATAAATCTTGGCAGGTAAGTCATACAGGAGCTAAGGTAGCTTTAGATAAAGATGCTGCAGTGACTAATCGTTCACAGGGAGCTGAAATTTTTCCCCTTCAAAAAGTGCTGTCAAGTTATGACCAAAAAACAGATTCCATGGCAACTATGAGAGAAATAATAGATTTATCTCATCGAACTTGTTATACACTAGGGGACCACTTTCCTATTAGAGTTATTGGGCTAGATATTGCTGTGGATAAACAAGGTAAACTATGGTTAATTGAAGCTAACACTCTCAACCCAGCTAGTAATTTTGAAAAAGTTAGCGATAAAATTTCTCAAGATAAGTTTGCAAAAGCAAAGAAGGTAATAAAGGGATCACTTTAA
- a CDS encoding YheC/YheD family protein produces the protein MSTHKPFRDKMKVMTTLSHDPNIKNHLPETKWFRQDNLVKMLDKYKAAYIKPNKGKQGRSIVRVKNTKDGHEISSGSDRINIPSESLKSELKKTMSDSIKYVVQQGIDLATYKGRPFDMRIVAQKPYNFWQISLTGAKVATFKEAAVTNLTKGSKAYALQEILCNYDQRQDPMATLREIIDLSHQISYILGEHFPLRIIGLDIAVDKKGKLWFIEANTQPINSIIKVNDVESQKKYLNAKQIIKDSL, from the coding sequence GTGAGCACTCACAAACCATTTAGAGACAAAATGAAAGTTATGACAACTCTCTCCCATGATCCTAATATAAAAAACCACTTACCGGAAACAAAGTGGTTTAGACAAGATAACTTAGTAAAAATGTTAGATAAGTATAAAGCTGCCTATATTAAACCAAACAAAGGAAAGCAAGGACGAAGTATAGTCCGTGTAAAAAACACTAAAGATGGCCATGAGATTTCAAGCGGAAGTGACAGAATTAACATTCCTAGTGAAAGTCTAAAGTCCGAACTAAAAAAAACAATGTCTGATTCTATAAAGTATGTAGTGCAACAAGGGATAGATCTAGCAACGTATAAAGGACGTCCTTTTGATATGCGCATTGTAGCCCAAAAACCATATAATTTTTGGCAAATAAGCTTAACAGGGGCGAAAGTGGCAACATTTAAGGAGGCTGCAGTGACAAATTTAACTAAGGGATCAAAGGCTTATGCACTGCAAGAAATATTGTGTAATTATGACCAGCGACAAGATCCTATGGCAACACTTAGAGAGATAATAGATTTATCACACCAAATTTCCTATATCTTAGGAGAACATTTCCCTCTAAGAATAATCGGGTTAGATATAGCCGTTGATAAAAAAGGAAAGTTATGGTTTATCGAGGCAAATACACAGCCTATAAACTCAATTATAAAAGTCAATGATGTGGAGTCTCAAAAGAAATATCTGAATGCTAAGCAAATAATTAAAGACTCCCTTTAA
- a CDS encoding YheC/YheD family protein yields MKSHKPIRDKMKRIAVLSKDPILKNHIPDTNWFSHENLKQMLDSYKTIYIKPNKGNSGNKIIRIKSVEGRYEVSFGGTRQLASMDTLKMELDIICSTRKYFIQEGIDLATFKGRPFDMRVVMQKPYNSWQLTLTSAKVATKKNAAVTNVSKGAEDFLLQKILCNYDQKKDPMATFREIVDIAHQISYSLSNKFPLRIIGLDLAIDKNNKVWFIEANTVPLCKQCKKVNDKSSQRKYVKAKKVIRESLETF; encoded by the coding sequence TTGAAATCCCACAAGCCTATACGTGACAAGATGAAGAGAATTGCGGTACTTTCCAAGGACCCTATTTTAAAAAATCACATTCCCGATACAAACTGGTTTAGTCATGAAAACCTTAAACAAATGCTAGATAGCTACAAAACCATTTATATAAAGCCCAACAAAGGAAATAGCGGCAATAAAATTATAAGAATAAAAAGTGTTGAAGGTAGGTATGAAGTCTCTTTCGGTGGCACTAGGCAGTTAGCTTCTATGGACACTCTCAAAATGGAGCTAGACATAATATGCTCAACTAGAAAATATTTCATTCAGGAAGGGATAGATCTAGCCACCTTCAAAGGTCGCCCCTTTGATATGCGTGTAGTAATGCAAAAACCATATAACTCGTGGCAGCTAACACTAACATCGGCTAAGGTAGCAACCAAAAAAAATGCAGCGGTAACTAACGTATCTAAGGGCGCTGAGGATTTTTTATTACAAAAAATACTGTGTAATTATGATCAAAAAAAAGATCCCATGGCTACCTTTAGAGAAATAGTTGATATAGCACATCAGATTTCTTACAGTCTATCTAATAAGTTTCCTCTCAGAATTATTGGCTTAGATTTGGCTATTGATAAAAACAATAAGGTTTGGTTTATAGAAGCTAACACTGTTCCCCTTTGTAAGCAGTGTAAAAAGGTAAATGATAAATCATCTCAAAGGAAATACGTTAAGGCTAAAAAAGTAATACGAGAATCTTTGGAAACCTTTTAA
- a CDS encoding YheC/YheD family protein, with amino-acid sequence MQRKNTRPVMAVLISRKTMNKLEKGNAHYRLEYLARANKYVNIDLCFCSINGINMENHKIIGMSLSNEKGKWEEKHIPFPDVLYMRGGVGAKNKGKFGKFIEYLKKENCILLNYPNFNKLDTFNKLNSEPTTKRYLPDTIHYTGPKDLEKMLALYDTVYLKAHVGRKGKNVLKVKKTSLFGYQLSYYRYNSKKKRGLLVSRNYENIKALVQPLYRFFKDKPFIIQAGIDLIEFNDRKVDMRAEIQRNKYGEVELFAISARLGSPRAPITTHSNAHEFETFLHKQLNFSQGRVEKLKKNVENFLRNVHKVVEKHYGTYAELGIDFAIDKNDRIWFIECNSQSTKVSVEKAFSKEKYNQSFINVLEYAKYRFEKEKPTS; translated from the coding sequence TTGCAAAGAAAAAATACCAGGCCGGTAATGGCAGTTTTAATAAGCAGAAAAACCATGAACAAGTTAGAAAAGGGAAATGCCCACTACCGTTTAGAATATCTTGCTAGGGCTAATAAATATGTAAATATTGATTTATGTTTTTGTTCAATCAACGGAATTAACATGGAAAATCATAAGATTATTGGCATGAGCTTGAGTAATGAAAAAGGTAAATGGGAAGAAAAGCATATTCCTTTTCCAGATGTTTTATATATGAGAGGTGGAGTTGGCGCCAAAAACAAAGGAAAGTTTGGAAAATTTATTGAGTATCTTAAAAAAGAAAACTGTATTTTATTAAACTATCCTAATTTTAATAAACTAGATACCTTCAATAAGTTAAACTCTGAACCTACAACCAAGAGATATTTACCTGATACAATACATTATACTGGGCCAAAAGATTTAGAGAAGATGCTAGCTTTATACGATACTGTATATCTAAAAGCCCATGTAGGTAGAAAGGGTAAAAACGTCTTGAAGGTGAAAAAGACTTCTTTATTTGGATATCAGCTTAGCTACTATCGCTACAACAGTAAGAAAAAAAGAGGTTTACTGGTAAGCAGAAATTATGAAAATATTAAAGCTCTAGTACAGCCGCTATACCGATTTTTTAAAGATAAGCCTTTTATTATCCAAGCTGGTATTGATCTAATTGAGTTTAATGATAGAAAGGTTGATATGAGGGCAGAGATTCAGAGAAATAAATATGGAGAAGTAGAATTATTCGCCATCTCAGCAAGACTAGGCAGCCCAAGAGCACCGATAACAACTCACTCCAATGCACATGAGTTTGAGACCTTTTTGCATAAACAACTTAACTTCTCCCAAGGAAGAGTAGAAAAGCTTAAAAAGAACGTTGAAAACTTTTTACGCAACGTTCATAAAGTTGTAGAAAAGCACTATGGAACCTATGCAGAACTTGGAATAGACTTTGCCATTGATAAAAATGATAGAATATGGTTTATAGAGTGTAACTCTCAGTCCACTAAGGTTTCTGTAGAAAAAGCCTTTAGTAAAGAAAAATACAACCAATCATTTATAAATGTGCTAGAATATGCTAAATACAGATTTGAAAAGGAAAAGCCCACTAGTTAA
- a CDS encoding MFS transporter: MTQLLHNFSCDVRGVGRNIHLYLTASFFAYLGMGAGNVLINLYLMNMGFNEDFVGIFLSVKLISTGVLAIPSGIITKKMGYKWSLKLALLLVGAGILLLTYFPITEIVLLSALLWGLGLSFFAVSAPPFLQENCPPRLRQQAFSYNFSVMMISMMFGNLFSGLMVENLGYTIDINYRITLTFFAVITLLGLIPLTFIKENLILEKTKFSRQIEDIKRVVVDNKSIGKLLLCHGMIGFGAGLIVPLFNVFLQESAGASEGQIGTILALSQTSTAVAGLLTPWIVPKLGKIKTVTYLRMASIPFLILIASGNSLYFVGLAFIFRGSLMNMTHPVELEFSMQLVNKEQRPSLSALLKTVESSTRAFSVVLGGFLMSNVSYTISYYLTCSLYLITAVLFYYWFKNKEGLQKVVDNKSVNV; this comes from the coding sequence ATGACTCAATTGCTACATAATTTTAGTTGTGATGTTCGGGGTGTGGGGCGAAACATTCACCTTTATCTAACTGCGTCTTTTTTTGCCTATTTAGGGATGGGGGCCGGCAATGTTCTGATAAATCTTTATCTGATGAACATGGGTTTTAACGAAGACTTTGTAGGTATATTTCTGTCCGTAAAGCTTATTTCTACTGGAGTTCTGGCTATTCCCAGTGGGATTATAACAAAGAAGATGGGGTACAAATGGAGCTTAAAATTGGCGTTACTGTTAGTGGGAGCAGGTATCTTGTTGCTTACATACTTCCCAATCACTGAAATAGTTCTGCTAAGCGCTCTTTTGTGGGGCCTTGGACTTTCTTTTTTTGCGGTAAGTGCTCCTCCCTTTTTACAAGAGAACTGTCCTCCCAGGTTGAGGCAACAGGCTTTTTCTTACAATTTTTCCGTTATGATGATTTCCATGATGTTTGGAAATCTATTTTCCGGTCTGATGGTGGAAAACTTAGGTTACACTATAGATATTAACTATAGGATAACATTGACTTTTTTTGCAGTTATAACATTGCTAGGGTTAATTCCCCTAACATTTATTAAGGAAAATCTCATTTTAGAAAAGACAAAGTTTTCTAGGCAGATTGAGGATATCAAAAGAGTAGTAGTGGACAATAAAAGTATAGGCAAACTATTATTATGTCATGGAATGATAGGCTTTGGCGCTGGTTTAATTGTTCCACTTTTTAACGTTTTTTTACAGGAATCAGCAGGGGCCTCAGAAGGGCAAATAGGAACCATTTTAGCTTTATCTCAAACTAGCACCGCAGTTGCTGGCTTGTTAACCCCTTGGATAGTGCCCAAGTTAGGTAAGATAAAAACCGTAACCTACCTGCGCATGGCATCCATTCCCTTTCTTATATTGATAGCTTCCGGTAACAGTCTTTATTTTGTTGGCCTTGCTTTTATATTTAGAGGAAGCCTTATGAATATGACTCACCCTGTGGAACTTGAGTTTTCTATGCAATTAGTTAATAAGGAACAACGCCCGTCGTTAAGCGCGCTGCTAAAGACAGTAGAAAGCAGCACTAGAGCATTCAGTGTTGTTCTAGGTGGTTTTTTAATGTCAAATGTTTCATACACCATTTCATACTATCTGACTTGTAGCTTGTACTTGATAACCGCTGTGCTATTTTATTATTGGTTTAAAAACAAGGAAGGTTTACAAAAGGTGGTTGACAACAAATCAGTTAATGTGTAA
- the trxB gene encoding thioredoxin-disulfide reductase: MIYDVIIVGAGPAGLTAAIYAARAELKTLLIEKNAPGGQASTTDTIENYPGIETVSGPDLAMNMYTQATNLGVELSMDEIIDMELNGDIKTITTDSGTLKAKTVIWATGVQPRKIGVSGEQRFTSRGVSYCATCDGALYKNKVVAVVGGGDSAVEEAIFLTRFAKKVYVIHRRDQLRATKFVQKKAFENKKIEFIYDSIVKEITGNNNVEQLKYENVNTNERNSLDVDGIFVYIGNIPNTGLLKGKVNLDSQGYVDVKNGVETNIDGVFSAGDVNVKYLRQVVTATADGAVAAVKAQHYIEFFNKEAK; encoded by the coding sequence ATGATATACGATGTAATCATAGTTGGAGCAGGTCCTGCGGGGTTGACAGCTGCCATTTATGCCGCAAGGGCGGAGTTAAAAACGTTACTTATTGAAAAAAATGCTCCTGGTGGGCAGGCATCAACAACTGATACCATTGAAAACTATCCTGGTATAGAAACAGTTTCTGGTCCTGATTTAGCGATGAACATGTACACACAGGCTACTAACTTAGGGGTTGAGCTTTCCATGGATGAAATTATCGACATGGAGCTAAACGGTGATATCAAAACCATTACCACAGATTCTGGAACTTTAAAGGCCAAAACGGTCATTTGGGCAACAGGTGTGCAGCCTAGAAAGATTGGTGTGTCAGGAGAACAGCGATTTACAAGTCGAGGTGTATCCTATTGCGCCACCTGTGATGGTGCTTTATACAAAAATAAGGTCGTAGCAGTAGTAGGTGGCGGAGATTCAGCCGTCGAAGAGGCTATTTTCTTGACACGTTTTGCAAAAAAGGTTTATGTGATTCATCGAAGAGATCAGCTTAGAGCTACTAAGTTTGTCCAAAAAAAGGCGTTTGAGAACAAAAAAATTGAGTTTATTTATGATAGTATCGTTAAAGAAATAACAGGTAATAATAATGTAGAGCAGTTAAAGTATGAAAATGTTAACACAAATGAAAGAAATTCCTTAGATGTGGATGGAATCTTTGTTTATATAGGTAACATACCAAACACTGGTTTATTAAAAGGGAAAGTTAATTTAGATTCCCAAGGTTATGTGGATGTCAAAAATGGTGTAGAGACCAATATAGACGGTGTCTTTTCTGCCGGGGATGTCAATGTTAAATACCTAAGACAGGTTGTTACAGCTACTGCTGATGGTGCTGTGGCAGCCGTTAAGGCACAACACTATATAGAATTTTTTAATAAGGAGGCAAAATAA
- the trxA gene encoding thioredoxin — translation MSVENVKSSNFDQEVLQNDKPVLVDFYADWCGPCKMLAPVIDEVATEYEGKVKIVKVNVDENQDLAGEYGVMSIPTLVFFKNGEAVDNVGGFMPKKQLTAKIEENI, via the coding sequence ATGTCTGTAGAAAATGTAAAGAGTTCAAATTTTGATCAAGAAGTTCTTCAAAACGATAAGCCGGTACTAGTGGATTTTTATGCTGACTGGTGTGGCCCTTGTAAGATGTTAGCGCCAGTTATTGATGAGGTTGCTACCGAATATGAAGGGAAAGTTAAGATTGTCAAAGTTAACGTTGATGAAAATCAAGACCTAGCTGGAGAATATGGTGTTATGAGCATACCAACTCTTGTATTTTTCAAAAATGGGGAAGCTGTAGATAACGTTGGCGGATTCATGCCTAAAAAACAATTAACAGCTAAAATAGAAGAAAACATTTAA
- a CDS encoding DegV family protein, which produces MKIKFVVDSTCDIPEELVKKHDISVIPLEINWENETYKDGVDLSKEQFMRKLEESDTIPKTSQPSVGQFAKVYEEAFADGYDKIISIHITAGFSGTFQGAEAAAEMVNSKNIAVIDSYTTTMGAGWLVLEAIKLVENGASFEEVVEKIKVKRENSKVIIYLDTLEYAIKGGRISKLKGIVGSFFNIKPIIYFENKMVKEYSKSRGKNKALQSMVNCMSDLFSIDENKEVKVAMAYGADRIDAEKIMEQIKEKYNVTESMIYQMGSAVAVHGGPGLLAMSVSW; this is translated from the coding sequence ATGAAAATTAAGTTTGTAGTAGATAGCACATGTGATATACCTGAAGAACTTGTAAAAAAACATGATATCAGTGTCATACCATTGGAAATAAACTGGGAAAATGAGACGTATAAAGATGGGGTGGATCTTAGCAAGGAGCAGTTTATGCGAAAGTTAGAAGAAAGTGATACAATACCAAAAACTTCCCAGCCATCTGTTGGTCAGTTTGCAAAAGTTTACGAAGAAGCCTTTGCTGACGGATACGATAAGATTATATCTATTCATATAACTGCAGGGTTCAGCGGTACATTTCAAGGAGCAGAAGCTGCAGCAGAAATGGTTAATTCTAAAAATATAGCAGTAATAGATTCCTATACTACAACCATGGGCGCGGGATGGTTGGTTTTGGAAGCTATAAAACTTGTGGAAAACGGAGCCAGCTTTGAAGAAGTTGTGGAAAAAATAAAAGTAAAAAGAGAAAACTCTAAGGTAATAATTTATTTAGATACTTTAGAGTATGCCATCAAGGGTGGCAGAATTAGCAAGCTTAAGGGGATAGTGGGTTCCTTCTTTAATATAAAGCCGATAATATACTTCGAAAATAAAATGGTGAAGGAGTATTCAAAATCAAGGGGTAAAAACAAGGCACTTCAGTCCATGGTTAACTGTATGTCTGACTTATTTTCCATCGATGAAAACAAAGAAGTTAAAGTGGCGATGGCATATGGGGCTGATCGGATTGACGCTGAAAAGATAATGGAACAGATAAAGGAAAAATACAATGTTACTGAATCAATGATATACCAAATGGGTAGTGCAGTTGCAGTTCACGGTGGTCCAGGACTATTAGCAATGTCGGTCTCCTGGTAA
- a CDS encoding ATP-binding protein — MDLSVKKSDKHFLTPTRKWVEEYNLIEPNDKIAVGLSGGKDSSTLFYILTVLKKQFPFDFELVPITLDMGFDAEVDLVPLKKFVSELEYDLIVEPTDIAKIIFDIRQEKNPCSLCANLRRGALNNIAKDYGCNKVALGHHLDDGIETFFMNLLYNSKMAIFKPKTYLDRKDITVIRPLLAVEEKSIKNIINAKNIPVIHNPCPADKNTKREEIKELVNELSKKYPKIRTQFLKGAKTIDIGEFWLPPRF; from the coding sequence ATGGACTTATCAGTAAAAAAATCCGACAAGCATTTTTTAACGCCCACTAGAAAGTGGGTGGAGGAGTATAACCTTATCGAACCAAACGATAAGATAGCAGTTGGCCTGTCTGGCGGTAAAGACAGCTCCACATTGTTTTATATCCTAACAGTGCTAAAAAAGCAGTTTCCTTTTGATTTTGAGCTAGTACCAATCACGTTAGATATGGGATTTGATGCTGAGGTTGATTTAGTACCACTTAAGAAATTTGTAAGTGAACTAGAATATGATCTAATAGTGGAGCCTACGGACATCGCCAAAATCATCTTTGATATCAGGCAGGAAAAGAACCCATGCTCGTTATGTGCAAACCTAAGGCGAGGAGCATTAAATAATATAGCTAAAGATTATGGTTGCAACAAAGTAGCTTTGGGGCATCACTTAGATGATGGCATCGAAACCTTTTTTATGAACCTTCTCTATAATAGTAAAATGGCAATTTTCAAACCTAAGACATATCTAGATCGTAAAGACATTACAGTTATTAGACCACTTTTGGCAGTTGAGGAAAAATCTATTAAAAATATTATTAACGCCAAAAACATACCCGTTATACACAATCCTTGCCCCGCTGATAAAAATACCAAAAGGGAGGAAATCAAAGAACTTGTCAACGAGTTAAGTAAAAAGTATCCAAAAATTCGCACCCAGTTTTTAAAAGGCGCCAAAACAATTGACATCGGTGAATTTTGGCTTCCCCCACGATTTTAG
- a CDS encoding 4Fe-4S binding protein: protein MKFNKRVISQITGIIFTVFLISLGIYNFNFILVAMGTLVAIFYGRFFCGWFCPMGTFAERVLSKISKNRKPPKFMQQKWFPYVFLVIFLSYLAVLMFSGVPYGVLIMMGTVALTSIVLAALYRPRTWCEFFCPWGTIMSLVSFKSGKKISIDDRCKGCKLCVKSCNIPNQLSKSIDERKKSDGGTVELSDRCIKCTECITACPHNAIGFDKK from the coding sequence ATGAAATTTAATAAGAGGGTTATAAGTCAGATAACGGGGATAATATTTACTGTGTTTTTAATTTCGCTTGGAATTTACAATTTTAATTTTATTCTTGTTGCTATGGGTACTTTGGTAGCTATTTTCTACGGGAGGTTCTTCTGTGGGTGGTTTTGTCCAATGGGGACTTTCGCAGAAAGGGTTCTATCAAAGATATCAAAAAATAGAAAGCCGCCAAAGTTTATGCAGCAGAAATGGTTTCCTTATGTGTTTTTGGTTATATTCTTATCATATTTAGCGGTTCTTATGTTTAGCGGTGTTCCTTATGGGGTTTTAATTATGATGGGGACGGTTGCTTTAACCTCTATAGTTTTAGCAGCGTTGTATCGGCCTAGAACCTGGTGTGAGTTTTTCTGTCCATGGGGAACTATTATGAGTCTGGTTAGTTTTAAAAGTGGTAAAAAAATATCAATAGATGATAGATGTAAAGGTTGTAAGCTTTGTGTTAAAAGCTGTAATATACCTAACCAGCTTTCTAAGTCTATTGATGAAAGAAAAAAATCAGATGGTGGCACTGTTGAGCTAAGTGATAGGTGCATTAAATGTACAGAATGTATAACAGCATGCCCTCATAACGCTATAGGATTTGATAAAAAGTAG
- the spoIIP gene encoding stage II sporulation protein P encodes MQKSKMFFLALAIVFSFTFSLPAMAEVETEDGSYYTLFDDDGNVLLKTGIVIQEGDKFVDQQNVTYEVYKVDESQKRAWAKKKEDQQNPLEQEEGEEPEQNEAEAHSEIEAVGQFAQIEEADQRRIGLYYTHSGESFIPTEGYAQTDQRRGGIYEVGAVLAETLEELEVEVLNDQTTHFPYSGSYRRSRRTASALLENDLDAIFDVHRDAAPWDGYYTEIDGEPVTQVLIVVGTQNPTYRANEGFAWWLKAVADEQNPGLMKGIFYARGDYNQDLHPRSLLLEIGGHQNSREHAEEGARLFAPAIVETLYGDPEKAEEEKAKIEKEAKTKPQDEEDDELDPKVMSTIDRGGPGGIGGIWQAILSLFLLAFVGGAIYLFISVGDTREIKRKLRKFFKKEFANQIKRHDDDEEKDK; translated from the coding sequence ATGCAAAAATCAAAGATGTTCTTTCTAGCCTTGGCTATAGTCTTTAGCTTTACTTTTTCACTACCTGCTATGGCTGAAGTAGAGACTGAAGATGGAAGTTACTATACTCTTTTTGATGATGATGGGAATGTATTATTAAAAACGGGCATTGTTATACAAGAAGGGGATAAATTTGTCGATCAGCAGAACGTTACTTATGAAGTATATAAGGTGGATGAAAGCCAGAAAAGGGCATGGGCTAAGAAAAAAGAGGATCAACAAAACCCTTTAGAGCAAGAGGAAGGGGAAGAACCCGAGCAAAATGAAGCAGAGGCCCACAGCGAAATAGAAGCTGTGGGTCAATTTGCTCAAATTGAGGAAGCGGATCAAAGAAGGATAGGCTTATACTATACCCATAGCGGTGAAAGTTTTATCCCCACAGAAGGTTATGCACAAACTGATCAGAGAAGAGGAGGCATCTATGAGGTAGGTGCAGTGCTCGCTGAAACACTTGAGGAGCTAGAAGTGGAGGTGCTAAATGACCAGACAACCCACTTTCCATACTCAGGTTCTTACAGAAGATCTAGAAGAACTGCTTCTGCACTTTTAGAAAATGATTTAGATGCAATATTTGATGTTCATAGGGATGCCGCACCTTGGGATGGTTATTATACCGAGATAGATGGCGAGCCAGTAACTCAGGTTCTTATAGTAGTTGGAACTCAAAACCCTACATATAGGGCTAATGAGGGCTTTGCTTGGTGGTTAAAAGCGGTGGCTGATGAGCAAAATCCGGGGCTTATGAAGGGAATTTTCTATGCTAGAGGCGATTACAACCAAGACTTACATCCACGCTCTTTGCTTTTAGAGATTGGTGGCCACCAAAACAGTAGAGAGCATGCTGAGGAGGGGGCTAGACTGTTTGCTCCAGCCATTGTTGAAACATTATACGGTGACCCTGAAAAAGCAGAGGAAGAAAAAGCTAAAATCGAAAAAGAAGCAAAAACAAAACCTCAAGATGAAGAAGACGATGAGCTAGATCCTAAGGTGATGTCCACAATAGATAGGGGTGGGCCAGGAGGTATAGGTGGTATTTGGCAGGCAATTTTAAGTCTTTTTTTGTTGGCTTTTGTGGGCGGAGCAATCTATTTATTTATAAGCGTCGGGGATACTAGGGAGATAAAAAGAAAGTTAAGAAAGTTTTTTAAAAAGGAGTTTGCAAACCAAATTAAAAGACATGATGACGATGAAGAGAAAGATAAATAA
- a CDS encoding phosphatase, whose protein sequence is MKFKMDLHTHTISSGHAYSTLMEMVKAASDKGLEVIAITDHGPAMPGGPHPYYFGNMRTVPAEMFGVEVLRGVECNIIDELGNVDLIERFRKHLDIIIGGFHTDCFNGGDMDHNTDVAIKAMEKGVFDILVHPGNPEFPIDSDKIVKAAKENNVLIEINNSSLKDDGSRKGSLENCYKIAKSIAKHNWKVSLGSDAHISTDVGVFSKAAKLISDAGIKEEQIINTDVDKFKEFLAQKNRTRYTKDTPEV, encoded by the coding sequence ATGAAGTTTAAAATGGATCTTCACACTCACACTATTAGTAGTGGTCATGCCTATAGCACGTTAATGGAAATGGTTAAAGCAGCAAGCGACAAAGGTTTGGAAGTTATTGCTATAACAGATCATGGGCCCGCTATGCCGGGAGGGCCTCACCCTTATTACTTTGGGAATATGAGGACGGTGCCAGCAGAAATGTTTGGTGTTGAAGTTTTAAGGGGTGTTGAGTGTAATATAATTGATGAGCTAGGGAATGTGGACTTAATTGAAAGGTTTAGAAAACATCTAGATATTATAATTGGTGGTTTCCACACTGATTGCTTTAATGGTGGAGATATGGACCACAACACTGATGTAGCTATAAAAGCTATGGAAAAAGGAGTTTTTGATATTTTAGTTCACCCTGGTAATCCCGAATTTCCTATAGATAGTGATAAGATAGTTAAAGCTGCAAAAGAAAATAATGTCCTAATAGAGATCAACAATAGCTCATTAAAAGATGATGGAAGTCGGAAAGGGAGCTTAGAAAATTGTTATAAAATTGCAAAGTCTATAGCAAAGCATAATTGGAAGGTATCCCTAGGAAGCGATGCACATATATCTACCGATGTAGGTGTTTTTTCAAAAGCTGCTAAATTGATTAGCGATGCCGGCATTAAAGAAGAACAAATAATCAATACCGATGTTGATAAATTTAAAGAGTTTTTAGCACAAAAAAACAGAACTAGATATACTAAGGATACACCTGAAGTGTAG